In a genomic window of Physeter macrocephalus isolate SW-GA chromosome 14, ASM283717v5, whole genome shotgun sequence:
- the ZNF512B gene encoding zinc finger protein 512B isoform X2 produces MTDPFCVGGGRRLPGSSKSGPGKDGGRNEVRLPMLHDPPKLGLPAVRGGQTVPSQAPLCFDPGSPASDRTEGKKKGRPKAENQALRDIPLSLMNQWKDEFKAHSRVKCPNAGCWLEFPSIYGLKYHYQRCQGGAISERLTFPCPFCEAAFTSKTQLEKHRIWNHMDRPLPAPKPGPVSRPVTVSRPVGVSKPIGVSKPVTISKPIGISKPVTVSRPVPVTKPVTASRPVPVTKPVTASRPVPVTKAVPVTRPVPVNKPIPVTKSVSIAKPVTVNKPVPVTKPVTINKPVSVTKLVTVTKPVPVAKPVTVSRPIVVSKPVTASRPIAISRHTPPCKMVLLAKSENKAPRAAGKSSGKKRAADGLDACPLPPKQARPENGEYGPSTTDQSSAFQLSTDPSSSPLPLGSRPLGGKEAPRAAGPVSPPEEGAERTKHRRKQKTPKKFTGEQPSISGTFGLKGEAWTSRAPVGPSTRGGRALSLHLPLPRVRVGLAKAEDKARIHRAKKQEGPVPEEARKRGPAPTSAVSKEVPAPGAHPAPGGLEERWQRAIHERGEAVCPTCNVVTRKTLMGLKKHMELQDALKCQHCRKQFKSKAGLNYHTMAEHSAKASDAEASAGSEQEERERLRKVLKQMGRLRCPQEGCGAAFASLMGYQYHQRRCGKPPCEVETPSFPCTHCGKTYRSKAGHDYHVRSEHAAPPPEEPADKAPEAEDLLGVERTPSGRIRRTSAQVAVFHLQEIAEDELARDWTKRRMKDDLVPETGRLNYTRPGLPVLNPQLLEEWKNEVKEKGHVNCPNDCCEAIYSSVSGLKAHLASCSKGGHLVGKYCCLLCPKEFSSESGVKYHILKAHAENWFRTSADPPPRHKGPDSLVPRKEKSPAGGKKRGRKPKERPPEDPAPGTPPHRDDWPPGGRDKGARGSAGRKVGAGKAPENSCPPPVPGEEGLQSGLSSPHPALGRQFPGGLWGRGAVLPVSGFFLQPQCSDPGQSWPDVLGRGCGDVDSPHSHAPDLIGGGGLGRCR; encoded by the exons ATGACCGATCCCTTTTGTGTTGGAGGAGGCCGCCGGCTCCCGGGGTCCAGCAAGAGTGGGCCTGGGAAGGATGGCGGCCGGAATGAGGTCCGACTTCCCATGCTTCATGACCCACCGAAGCTGG GGCTGCCAGCAGTCCGGGGTGGGCAGACAGTGCCCAGCCAGGCCCCACTCTGCTTTGACCCGGGAAGTCCAGCCAGCGACAGAacggaagggaagaaaaaggggcGTCCGAAAGCCGAGAACCAGGCACTCCGAGACATTCCT CTCTCCCTGATGAACCAGTGGAAAGACGAGTTCAAGGCGCACTCGAGGGTGAAGTGTCCAAACGCTGGGTGTTGGCTGGAGTTCCCCAGCATCTATGGGCTCAAGTACCACTACCAGCGGTGCCAAGGG GGTGCCATCTCAGAAAGGCTGACCTTTCCCTGCCCCTTCTGTGAGGCTGCATTCACCTCTAAGACCCAGCTGGAGAAGCACCGGATTTGGAACCACATGGACCGACCCCTGCCTGCCCCCAAGCCTGGGCCAGTCAGCCGGCCAGTCACCGTCAGTCGGCCCGTTGGGGTCAGCAAGCCCATTGGAGTAAGCAAACCTGTCACTATCAGCAAGCCCATCGGCATCAGCAAGCCAGTGACGGTCAGCCGGCCCGTGCCGGTCACCAAACCAGTGACGGCCAGCAGGCCCGTGCCGGTCACCAAACCAGTGACGGCCAGCAGGCCCGTGCCGGTCACCAAGGCTGTGCCGGTCACCAGGCCTGTGCCAGTCAACAAGCCTATACCGGTCACCAAGTCTGTGTCAATTGCCAAGCCAGTGACAGTCAACAAACCGGTGCCGGTCACCAAACCAGTGACCATCAACAAGCCGGTGTCCGTGACGAAGCTTGTGACAGTTACGAAGCCCGTGCCAGTTGCGAAGCCGGTGACGGTCAGCAGGCCCATTGTGGTCAGTAAGCCGGTGACGGCCAGCAGGCCCATTGCCATCAGCAGACACACGCCGCCCTGCAAGATGGTGCTGCTGGCCAAGTCTGAGAACAAGGCTCCTCGGGCCGCGGGGAAGAGCAGCGGTAAGAAAAG GGCTGCAGACGGCCTGGATGCCTGCCCGCTCCCGCCCAAGCAGGCGAGGCCGGAGAACGGGGAGTACGGCCCATCCACCACAGACCAGAGCTCAGCCTTCCAGCTGAGCACAGACCCCAGCAGCAGCCCCCTTCCTCTGGGCAGCAGACCCTTGGGGGGCAAGGAGGCGCCGAGGGCCGCGGGCCCCGTGTCCCCGCCTGAGGAGGGTGCGGAGCGCACAAAGCACA gaaggaaacagaagacacCCAAGAAGTTTACGGGTGAGCAGCCCTCCATCTCAGGGACTTTCGGACTTAAAGGTGAGGCCTGGACCAGCCGGGCGCCTGTGGGGCCAAGCACGCGCGGCGGCCGCGCCCTCAGCCTGCACCTGCCCCTCCCGCGTGTGCGCGTAGGCCTGGCCAAGGCGGAGGACAAGGCCCGCATCCACCGCGCCAAGAAGCAGGAGGGGCCGGTCCCCGAGGAGGCGCGGAAGAGGGGGCCAGCCCCCACCAGCGCCGTCAGCAAGGAGGTGCCGGCCCCCGGGGCCCACCCAGCCCCAG GTGGCCTTGAGGAGCGGTGGCAACGGGCCATCCACGAACGGGGGGAGGCCGTCTGCCCCACCTGCAACGTGGTCACCCGAAAGACCCTCATGGGGCTCAAGAAGCACATGGAG CTGCAGGATGCGCTTAAGTGCCAGCACTGCCGGAAGCAGTTCAAGTCCAAGGCGGGCCTCAACTACCACACCATGGCTGAGCACAGCGCCAAG GCCTCTGACGCCGAGGCCTCGGCGGGGAGCGAGCAGGAGGAGCGGGAGCGGCTGCGGAAGGTGCTGAAGCAGATGGGGCGGCTGCGCTGCCCCCAGGAG GGCTGCGGGGCCGCCTTCGCTAGCCTCATGGGCTACCAGTACCACCAGCGACGCTGCGGGAAGCCGCCCTGCGAGGTGGAgaccccttccttcccctgcaCCCACTGCGGCAAGACCTACCGCTCCAAGGCCGGCCACGACTACCACGTGCGCTCGGAGCACGCGGCCCCG CCCCCCGAGGAGCCTGCGGACAAGGCCCCCGAGGCTGAGGACCTGTTGGGTGTCGAGCGGACCCCCAGCGGCCGCATCCGCCGCACGTCGGCCCAGGTCGCTGTGTTCCACCTGCAGGAGATTGCGGAGGACGAGCTGGCCCGAGACTGGACCAAGCGGCGTATGAAGGACGACCTGGTGCCCGAGACCGGGCGG CTCAACTACACGCGGCCCGGCCTTCCTGTGCTGAACCCCCAGCTGCTGGAGGAGTGGAAGAATGAGGTCAAGGAGAAGGGCCACGTCAACTGCCCCAATGAT TGCTGCGAAGCCATCTACTCCAGCGTGTCCGGCCTCAAGGCCCACCTGGCCAGCTGCAGCAAG GGGGGCCACCTGGTGGGGAAGTACTGCTGTCTGCTGTGTCCCAAGGAGTTCAGCTCCGAGAGTGGCGTCAAGTACCACATCCTCAAGGCCCACGCGGAG AACTGGTTCCGCACTTCGGCAGACCCGCCTCCCAGACACAAGGGCCCAGACTCCCTGGTGCCCAGAAAGGAGAAGAGTCCGGCTGGCGGGAAGAAGCGGGGCCGCAAGCCCAAGGAGCGACCCCCTGAGGATCCGGCCCCGGGGACGCCTCCCCACCGGGACGACTGGCCCCCAGGAGGCAGAGACAAGGGGGCCCGGGGCTCTGCTGGCCGGAAGGTGGGAGCCGGCAAGGCGCCCGAGAA CTCCTGTCCTCCTCCAGTCCCTGGAGAGGAGGGCCTCCAATCCGGGCTCAGCTCTCCTCACCCTGCACTAGGGAGACAGTTTCCAGGAGGGCTTTGGGGCCGCGGCGCCGTGCTGCCCGTCTCCGGCTTCTTCCTTCAGCCACAATGCTCTGACCCCGGGCAGTCCTGGCCTGATGTGCtagggagggggtgtggagacgTGGACTCCCCGCACTCACACGCACCTGATCTGATCGGGGGTGGAGGCCTGGGCAGGTGCAGGTAA
- the ZNF512B gene encoding zinc finger protein 512B isoform X3: MTDPFCVGGGRRLPGSSKSGPGKDGGRNEVRLPMLHDPPKLGLPAVRGGQTVPSQAPLCFDPGSPASDRTEGKKKGRPKAENQALRDIPLSLMNQWKDEFKAHSRVKCPNAGCWLEFPSIYGLKYHYQRCQGTQLEKHRIWNHMDRPLPAPKPGPVSRPVTVSRPVGVSKPIGVSKPVTISKPIGISKPVTVSRPVPVTKPVTASRPVPVTKPVTASRPVPVTKAVPVTRPVPVNKPIPVTKSVSIAKPVTVNKPVPVTKPVTINKPVSVTKLVTVTKPVPVAKPVTVSRPIVVSKPVTASRPIAISRHTPPCKMVLLAKSENKAPRAAGKSSGKKRAADGLDACPLPPKQARPENGEYGPSTTDQSSAFQLSTDPSSSPLPLGSRPLGGKEAPRAAGPVSPPEEGAERTKHRRKQKTPKKFTGEQPSISGTFGLKGEAWTSRAPVGPSTRGGRALSLHLPLPRVRVGLAKAEDKARIHRAKKQEGPVPEEARKRGPAPTSAVSKEVPAPGAHPAPGGLEERWQRAIHERGEAVCPTCNVVTRKTLMGLKKHMEVCQKLQDALKCQHCRKQFKSKAGLNYHTMAEHSAKASDAEASAGSEQEERERLRKVLKQMGRLRCPQEGCGAAFASLMGYQYHQRRCGKPPCEVETPSFPCTHCGKTYRSKAGHDYHVRSEHAAPPPEEPADKAPEAEDLLGVERTPSGRIRRTSAQVAVFHLQEIAEDELARDWTKRRMKDDLVPETGRLNYTRPGLPVLNPQLLEEWKNEVKEKGHVNCPNDCCEAIYSSVSGLKAHLASCSKGGHLVGKYCCLLCPKEFSSESGVKYHILKAHAENWFRTSADPPPRHKGPDSLVPRKEKSPAGGKKRGRKPKERPPEDPAPGTPPHRDDWPPGGRDKGARGSAGRKVGAGKAPENSCPPPVPGEEGLQSGLSSPHPALGRQFPGGLWGRGAVLPVSGFFLQPQCSDPGQSWPDVLGRGCGDVDSPHSHAPDLIGGGGLGRCR; encoded by the exons ATGACCGATCCCTTTTGTGTTGGAGGAGGCCGCCGGCTCCCGGGGTCCAGCAAGAGTGGGCCTGGGAAGGATGGCGGCCGGAATGAGGTCCGACTTCCCATGCTTCATGACCCACCGAAGCTGG GGCTGCCAGCAGTCCGGGGTGGGCAGACAGTGCCCAGCCAGGCCCCACTCTGCTTTGACCCGGGAAGTCCAGCCAGCGACAGAacggaagggaagaaaaaggggcGTCCGAAAGCCGAGAACCAGGCACTCCGAGACATTCCT CTCTCCCTGATGAACCAGTGGAAAGACGAGTTCAAGGCGCACTCGAGGGTGAAGTGTCCAAACGCTGGGTGTTGGCTGGAGTTCCCCAGCATCTATGGGCTCAAGTACCACTACCAGCGGTGCCAAGGG ACCCAGCTGGAGAAGCACCGGATTTGGAACCACATGGACCGACCCCTGCCTGCCCCCAAGCCTGGGCCAGTCAGCCGGCCAGTCACCGTCAGTCGGCCCGTTGGGGTCAGCAAGCCCATTGGAGTAAGCAAACCTGTCACTATCAGCAAGCCCATCGGCATCAGCAAGCCAGTGACGGTCAGCCGGCCCGTGCCGGTCACCAAACCAGTGACGGCCAGCAGGCCCGTGCCGGTCACCAAACCAGTGACGGCCAGCAGGCCCGTGCCGGTCACCAAGGCTGTGCCGGTCACCAGGCCTGTGCCAGTCAACAAGCCTATACCGGTCACCAAGTCTGTGTCAATTGCCAAGCCAGTGACAGTCAACAAACCGGTGCCGGTCACCAAACCAGTGACCATCAACAAGCCGGTGTCCGTGACGAAGCTTGTGACAGTTACGAAGCCCGTGCCAGTTGCGAAGCCGGTGACGGTCAGCAGGCCCATTGTGGTCAGTAAGCCGGTGACGGCCAGCAGGCCCATTGCCATCAGCAGACACACGCCGCCCTGCAAGATGGTGCTGCTGGCCAAGTCTGAGAACAAGGCTCCTCGGGCCGCGGGGAAGAGCAGCGGTAAGAAAAG GGCTGCAGACGGCCTGGATGCCTGCCCGCTCCCGCCCAAGCAGGCGAGGCCGGAGAACGGGGAGTACGGCCCATCCACCACAGACCAGAGCTCAGCCTTCCAGCTGAGCACAGACCCCAGCAGCAGCCCCCTTCCTCTGGGCAGCAGACCCTTGGGGGGCAAGGAGGCGCCGAGGGCCGCGGGCCCCGTGTCCCCGCCTGAGGAGGGTGCGGAGCGCACAAAGCACA gaaggaaacagaagacacCCAAGAAGTTTACGGGTGAGCAGCCCTCCATCTCAGGGACTTTCGGACTTAAAGGTGAGGCCTGGACCAGCCGGGCGCCTGTGGGGCCAAGCACGCGCGGCGGCCGCGCCCTCAGCCTGCACCTGCCCCTCCCGCGTGTGCGCGTAGGCCTGGCCAAGGCGGAGGACAAGGCCCGCATCCACCGCGCCAAGAAGCAGGAGGGGCCGGTCCCCGAGGAGGCGCGGAAGAGGGGGCCAGCCCCCACCAGCGCCGTCAGCAAGGAGGTGCCGGCCCCCGGGGCCCACCCAGCCCCAG GTGGCCTTGAGGAGCGGTGGCAACGGGCCATCCACGAACGGGGGGAGGCCGTCTGCCCCACCTGCAACGTGGTCACCCGAAAGACCCTCATGGGGCTCAAGAAGCACATGGAGGTGTGTCAGAAG CTGCAGGATGCGCTTAAGTGCCAGCACTGCCGGAAGCAGTTCAAGTCCAAGGCGGGCCTCAACTACCACACCATGGCTGAGCACAGCGCCAAG GCCTCTGACGCCGAGGCCTCGGCGGGGAGCGAGCAGGAGGAGCGGGAGCGGCTGCGGAAGGTGCTGAAGCAGATGGGGCGGCTGCGCTGCCCCCAGGAG GGCTGCGGGGCCGCCTTCGCTAGCCTCATGGGCTACCAGTACCACCAGCGACGCTGCGGGAAGCCGCCCTGCGAGGTGGAgaccccttccttcccctgcaCCCACTGCGGCAAGACCTACCGCTCCAAGGCCGGCCACGACTACCACGTGCGCTCGGAGCACGCGGCCCCG CCCCCCGAGGAGCCTGCGGACAAGGCCCCCGAGGCTGAGGACCTGTTGGGTGTCGAGCGGACCCCCAGCGGCCGCATCCGCCGCACGTCGGCCCAGGTCGCTGTGTTCCACCTGCAGGAGATTGCGGAGGACGAGCTGGCCCGAGACTGGACCAAGCGGCGTATGAAGGACGACCTGGTGCCCGAGACCGGGCGG CTCAACTACACGCGGCCCGGCCTTCCTGTGCTGAACCCCCAGCTGCTGGAGGAGTGGAAGAATGAGGTCAAGGAGAAGGGCCACGTCAACTGCCCCAATGAT TGCTGCGAAGCCATCTACTCCAGCGTGTCCGGCCTCAAGGCCCACCTGGCCAGCTGCAGCAAG GGGGGCCACCTGGTGGGGAAGTACTGCTGTCTGCTGTGTCCCAAGGAGTTCAGCTCCGAGAGTGGCGTCAAGTACCACATCCTCAAGGCCCACGCGGAG AACTGGTTCCGCACTTCGGCAGACCCGCCTCCCAGACACAAGGGCCCAGACTCCCTGGTGCCCAGAAAGGAGAAGAGTCCGGCTGGCGGGAAGAAGCGGGGCCGCAAGCCCAAGGAGCGACCCCCTGAGGATCCGGCCCCGGGGACGCCTCCCCACCGGGACGACTGGCCCCCAGGAGGCAGAGACAAGGGGGCCCGGGGCTCTGCTGGCCGGAAGGTGGGAGCCGGCAAGGCGCCCGAGAA CTCCTGTCCTCCTCCAGTCCCTGGAGAGGAGGGCCTCCAATCCGGGCTCAGCTCTCCTCACCCTGCACTAGGGAGACAGTTTCCAGGAGGGCTTTGGGGCCGCGGCGCCGTGCTGCCCGTCTCCGGCTTCTTCCTTCAGCCACAATGCTCTGACCCCGGGCAGTCCTGGCCTGATGTGCtagggagggggtgtggagacgTGGACTCCCCGCACTCACACGCACCTGATCTGATCGGGGGTGGAGGCCTGGGCAGGTGCAGGTAA
- the ZNF512B gene encoding zinc finger protein 512B isoform X1, whose translation MTDPFCVGGGRRLPGSSKSGPGKDGGRNEVRLPMLHDPPKLGLPAVRGGQTVPSQAPLCFDPGSPASDRTEGKKKGRPKAENQALRDIPLSLMNQWKDEFKAHSRVKCPNAGCWLEFPSIYGLKYHYQRCQGGAISERLTFPCPFCEAAFTSKTQLEKHRIWNHMDRPLPAPKPGPVSRPVTVSRPVGVSKPIGVSKPVTISKPIGISKPVTVSRPVPVTKPVTASRPVPVTKPVTASRPVPVTKAVPVTRPVPVNKPIPVTKSVSIAKPVTVNKPVPVTKPVTINKPVSVTKLVTVTKPVPVAKPVTVSRPIVVSKPVTASRPIAISRHTPPCKMVLLAKSENKAPRAAGKSSGKKRAADGLDACPLPPKQARPENGEYGPSTTDQSSAFQLSTDPSSSPLPLGSRPLGGKEAPRAAGPVSPPEEGAERTKHRRKQKTPKKFTGEQPSISGTFGLKGEAWTSRAPVGPSTRGGRALSLHLPLPRVRVGLAKAEDKARIHRAKKQEGPVPEEARKRGPAPTSAVSKEVPAPGAHPAPGGLEERWQRAIHERGEAVCPTCNVVTRKTLMGLKKHMEVCQKLQDALKCQHCRKQFKSKAGLNYHTMAEHSAKASDAEASAGSEQEERERLRKVLKQMGRLRCPQEGCGAAFASLMGYQYHQRRCGKPPCEVETPSFPCTHCGKTYRSKAGHDYHVRSEHAAPPPEEPADKAPEAEDLLGVERTPSGRIRRTSAQVAVFHLQEIAEDELARDWTKRRMKDDLVPETGRLNYTRPGLPVLNPQLLEEWKNEVKEKGHVNCPNDCCEAIYSSVSGLKAHLASCSKGGHLVGKYCCLLCPKEFSSESGVKYHILKAHAENWFRTSADPPPRHKGPDSLVPRKEKSPAGGKKRGRKPKERPPEDPAPGTPPHRDDWPPGGRDKGARGSAGRKVGAGKAPENSCPPPVPGEEGLQSGLSSPHPALGRQFPGGLWGRGAVLPVSGFFLQPQCSDPGQSWPDVLGRGCGDVDSPHSHAPDLIGGGGLGRCR comes from the exons ATGACCGATCCCTTTTGTGTTGGAGGAGGCCGCCGGCTCCCGGGGTCCAGCAAGAGTGGGCCTGGGAAGGATGGCGGCCGGAATGAGGTCCGACTTCCCATGCTTCATGACCCACCGAAGCTGG GGCTGCCAGCAGTCCGGGGTGGGCAGACAGTGCCCAGCCAGGCCCCACTCTGCTTTGACCCGGGAAGTCCAGCCAGCGACAGAacggaagggaagaaaaaggggcGTCCGAAAGCCGAGAACCAGGCACTCCGAGACATTCCT CTCTCCCTGATGAACCAGTGGAAAGACGAGTTCAAGGCGCACTCGAGGGTGAAGTGTCCAAACGCTGGGTGTTGGCTGGAGTTCCCCAGCATCTATGGGCTCAAGTACCACTACCAGCGGTGCCAAGGG GGTGCCATCTCAGAAAGGCTGACCTTTCCCTGCCCCTTCTGTGAGGCTGCATTCACCTCTAAGACCCAGCTGGAGAAGCACCGGATTTGGAACCACATGGACCGACCCCTGCCTGCCCCCAAGCCTGGGCCAGTCAGCCGGCCAGTCACCGTCAGTCGGCCCGTTGGGGTCAGCAAGCCCATTGGAGTAAGCAAACCTGTCACTATCAGCAAGCCCATCGGCATCAGCAAGCCAGTGACGGTCAGCCGGCCCGTGCCGGTCACCAAACCAGTGACGGCCAGCAGGCCCGTGCCGGTCACCAAACCAGTGACGGCCAGCAGGCCCGTGCCGGTCACCAAGGCTGTGCCGGTCACCAGGCCTGTGCCAGTCAACAAGCCTATACCGGTCACCAAGTCTGTGTCAATTGCCAAGCCAGTGACAGTCAACAAACCGGTGCCGGTCACCAAACCAGTGACCATCAACAAGCCGGTGTCCGTGACGAAGCTTGTGACAGTTACGAAGCCCGTGCCAGTTGCGAAGCCGGTGACGGTCAGCAGGCCCATTGTGGTCAGTAAGCCGGTGACGGCCAGCAGGCCCATTGCCATCAGCAGACACACGCCGCCCTGCAAGATGGTGCTGCTGGCCAAGTCTGAGAACAAGGCTCCTCGGGCCGCGGGGAAGAGCAGCGGTAAGAAAAG GGCTGCAGACGGCCTGGATGCCTGCCCGCTCCCGCCCAAGCAGGCGAGGCCGGAGAACGGGGAGTACGGCCCATCCACCACAGACCAGAGCTCAGCCTTCCAGCTGAGCACAGACCCCAGCAGCAGCCCCCTTCCTCTGGGCAGCAGACCCTTGGGGGGCAAGGAGGCGCCGAGGGCCGCGGGCCCCGTGTCCCCGCCTGAGGAGGGTGCGGAGCGCACAAAGCACA gaaggaaacagaagacacCCAAGAAGTTTACGGGTGAGCAGCCCTCCATCTCAGGGACTTTCGGACTTAAAGGTGAGGCCTGGACCAGCCGGGCGCCTGTGGGGCCAAGCACGCGCGGCGGCCGCGCCCTCAGCCTGCACCTGCCCCTCCCGCGTGTGCGCGTAGGCCTGGCCAAGGCGGAGGACAAGGCCCGCATCCACCGCGCCAAGAAGCAGGAGGGGCCGGTCCCCGAGGAGGCGCGGAAGAGGGGGCCAGCCCCCACCAGCGCCGTCAGCAAGGAGGTGCCGGCCCCCGGGGCCCACCCAGCCCCAG GTGGCCTTGAGGAGCGGTGGCAACGGGCCATCCACGAACGGGGGGAGGCCGTCTGCCCCACCTGCAACGTGGTCACCCGAAAGACCCTCATGGGGCTCAAGAAGCACATGGAGGTGTGTCAGAAG CTGCAGGATGCGCTTAAGTGCCAGCACTGCCGGAAGCAGTTCAAGTCCAAGGCGGGCCTCAACTACCACACCATGGCTGAGCACAGCGCCAAG GCCTCTGACGCCGAGGCCTCGGCGGGGAGCGAGCAGGAGGAGCGGGAGCGGCTGCGGAAGGTGCTGAAGCAGATGGGGCGGCTGCGCTGCCCCCAGGAG GGCTGCGGGGCCGCCTTCGCTAGCCTCATGGGCTACCAGTACCACCAGCGACGCTGCGGGAAGCCGCCCTGCGAGGTGGAgaccccttccttcccctgcaCCCACTGCGGCAAGACCTACCGCTCCAAGGCCGGCCACGACTACCACGTGCGCTCGGAGCACGCGGCCCCG CCCCCCGAGGAGCCTGCGGACAAGGCCCCCGAGGCTGAGGACCTGTTGGGTGTCGAGCGGACCCCCAGCGGCCGCATCCGCCGCACGTCGGCCCAGGTCGCTGTGTTCCACCTGCAGGAGATTGCGGAGGACGAGCTGGCCCGAGACTGGACCAAGCGGCGTATGAAGGACGACCTGGTGCCCGAGACCGGGCGG CTCAACTACACGCGGCCCGGCCTTCCTGTGCTGAACCCCCAGCTGCTGGAGGAGTGGAAGAATGAGGTCAAGGAGAAGGGCCACGTCAACTGCCCCAATGAT TGCTGCGAAGCCATCTACTCCAGCGTGTCCGGCCTCAAGGCCCACCTGGCCAGCTGCAGCAAG GGGGGCCACCTGGTGGGGAAGTACTGCTGTCTGCTGTGTCCCAAGGAGTTCAGCTCCGAGAGTGGCGTCAAGTACCACATCCTCAAGGCCCACGCGGAG AACTGGTTCCGCACTTCGGCAGACCCGCCTCCCAGACACAAGGGCCCAGACTCCCTGGTGCCCAGAAAGGAGAAGAGTCCGGCTGGCGGGAAGAAGCGGGGCCGCAAGCCCAAGGAGCGACCCCCTGAGGATCCGGCCCCGGGGACGCCTCCCCACCGGGACGACTGGCCCCCAGGAGGCAGAGACAAGGGGGCCCGGGGCTCTGCTGGCCGGAAGGTGGGAGCCGGCAAGGCGCCCGAGAA CTCCTGTCCTCCTCCAGTCCCTGGAGAGGAGGGCCTCCAATCCGGGCTCAGCTCTCCTCACCCTGCACTAGGGAGACAGTTTCCAGGAGGGCTTTGGGGCCGCGGCGCCGTGCTGCCCGTCTCCGGCTTCTTCCTTCAGCCACAATGCTCTGACCCCGGGCAGTCCTGGCCTGATGTGCtagggagggggtgtggagacgTGGACTCCCCGCACTCACACGCACCTGATCTGATCGGGGGTGGAGGCCTGGGCAGGTGCAGGTAA